The Gossypium hirsutum isolate 1008001.06 chromosome D07, Gossypium_hirsutum_v2.1, whole genome shotgun sequence genome includes the window TCCTAGTCCGACCAGGCAATGGAGCCATTTCGAGACAGGCTCGCCGGGGTCAAAGGGGGGTGGTTCGAAGCCCAAGCTCATCGGTACAATAAGTGAAGGCCGAACTTCAACAAGCTAAGATAGAAGAAACttgttatttgtttatttgtttgtttgttttttttctttagctCTCATTACCGATGGCTTTGTTGCATTTTCTTGAAATTCAAAAGCTGGTTTTTGCTGCTTATGTTTTTAATCATTTGCCGAACTTGGGAAAAGCTGAAACTGTAAATTAACCTTGTGAATTTATGGATATTTATAAAGCATAAAACAATTATGGGGTTCATAAATTCTTGTCTCTAATCTGGGAGTAGTGACACTTGTCAACAGCCGGATGATTGGGAATCATACTCTGACACTATGAAAAAAGAGAAATGGGGAAAGGGGTTCCTTTGTCTTGTTTCTCCATGTTCTTTGAACATGGTTTTATCCCTCGTCCACAACTCAATTATTCAGCTCCAATGTAGAACAAGGAAATGTCGGAGTCGAggattaagaaattaaaaataattaattaacgagacacttttattaatattattattctgAATTATTTCCAACATGTTACTTGGTATCTTATGTATTCTTTTTTATACAAGTCACCATCATCCATGTGACATTATCCTACCAAATCGTGTGGAATGAAATTTGTCTCAAAAACATACATTTGACAAAACTCCAGACACCTCACATGCCTCTGTAATTTGTATGATTAACTAACACCACCTCTTTATCTTTCATTCTCCACCCCAGGCCCCAATGGGTCTTCCCTCCTTCAATTATTTGACCAGTGAGGGTGAAAATGTGATACACTGGACATTTTTATTATTGATGCACCATGgtttttaaataatgaaaacaCCAAAATTGAGCAGCATTAATTTTATTTACACTTGTTAATGGCATGCACAACAAAATAGCTAATGAATCCCACCACAACTTTCAAACCAAGAAAATGGACCGTAAAAAGTAGCAGCATAAAATGAAGGGAAATTCGCAGAATCAAGGTTCTGTATCATTAGTTACAGAGGGGATGGATGAACACGAGCACAAAGGGGTCATCTGTTGAAAGAGAGATGCATTCCAATACCCTACAATTGGTACAGTCAGTCATCAGATGGCTATACAACTTTTATTCATCTGATTATAAGGGACCCAATGCGTATAACTTAAGATCACAGCAACTTATGAGCGTCTTCAGTTTTTTCAGATGCCGATGTAAAAGTAACTGGCTTTGCTGGATGGTCTCTCACAATCAAGCTAAGCACTTCTGGTCTTGAATAATGGCCCACCACATCGAAATCGAATTTCGCCCGTGCAATTTCTCCCATATCTGCTTGTCATTTAATCATATATACAGTCGGTGATCAATAAAGAAAGTTAATATCAAAGTATGCAGAACCAGTGGAGTTGAAACATGCAAGGGACATAGTAGTCGGAAACAGGAATCCTGCCTACAAGAAATTGGACAAGCAAACAAAGAGAAATAGACGAGCACATGCAGATTCAAAAACTGAGACATGGTATTATGGTCCACTCCAACCTGAAAGGTTCAATCATTTTAAGTTTCAAGATTTTGTCCACAAAATACACATGTTAAAGATAGTATGGCTACTTGTATCCCAAGTCAAGCTTTAGTTTACAATCGATGTTGGTTTCATGGTTTCTTTCTAGGACCACGACACAAATGTTACAATCCACACGAACTTGCAAGCTATTGTTTAGTTTGGCCCACTGAACCTTATGGTTTTGTCCTCGAAGGCACTTCACAAGTTAAAGATTCCTGATCAAACTCTACACAATCGATGCACACCACATAAACAAGTGTTTAAATCATGGTTTTCAGAACTGGACAGACCGGTCAGACTGGTTGGACCGGGAACCGATTAAGGTATCGGTCCAGAACAAGAAGTTGACCTGCAAACTGACACAGACTGGTTGAACAGGGTTAAAAAACCAGTTGACCGGAGGTTGAACcagtttttttctatttttttatttttaatgattttttaatcgAACTGGTCAGACCGGTGAACCGGTGGTCTGACCAGTTCAACCACCGGTCTGGTTTTGAAAGCCTTGGTTTAAGTCATCATTGCATTGAAAACCCATTCTCAACATTGCTTTGAAGGTCAGCTCCCCATGGACCCTCTGACACAAACAAGTGTCTCAAGAATTTTAAAGAAACACGGGATCATCCATAGTCCAAGTCCAAGAGAAAGAGCATCTTGAACTATTAATATTACTTCTCATCAACATCTTGATGAGAAAAAAACCATATGCTGAATGGTTATTCATAACTTTTAAGACATTCTCTCTAGATTCTAAATCTAATACATTCTCCCTGAAACAACCAATTGCATGCAATCCAGCAATGATTTGGTCAAGTTAGAAAGAGAAGTTGAGTAGATATTAAATCATGGATTACTGTACAAACCTAGATCTGCTGATATAAGTGCCTCCCCATCGTAATTGGGTCCAGCCAGAATAGCTCCAGATGGTGATATAATGACACTTCCACCGGCACAGACGACAGAATCTGGATTGAGTTCGTCTTCTGTCCCGGAAAACAGATATTCTGGAGGAGGTGGGTAGTCTTTCCTCCGACAGAACTGGTTGGCTGACAACACAAAACACCCGCCTTCAAGAGCTATATGGGTCATTGATGCTTGCCACACAGCCCTGGAATCAGCGGTTGGTGCACAATATATTTCAATGCCTGCAATCCAATGTGTACATTCAAAGccttgcaaaaataaaaaagcttTTGGTAGATAAAACTTTTGCAGGTAGATAATTCTTCGGTGTTGAATGACTGATTTTGGGCTAAATAACATGATCAAGTATCTACCACCCTCACTGTAACTCATGCATTCTACAAGAGTTATGGCTGCTTACCGACCATATTCGATAATGTTAAACACTAAACAACTATATCACATAAAAGGAAGTAAAACAAGATATAAGAAATACAAGaaacacaacaaaaataaaatacatttatgtTACTAAGAAAATACACAAATTTCCCTATTGCTAGCATATACCAAGGAGAATAGACTAAGCACTAAGCGCACAGGAAGTATTTGGCCCCAATGGTGTTCCACAATTTCAAGTTAATCCAACCCGTATCACTAATTCAATATCCatgcttgttttttttttggaatcactgtttatatttgaataaaatataaaataattctttAGATAATGAAATGGGTTTTCAACTTTCAAGCAAAAATAGTTCTTTTTCTAGTCTAACCAGGTCCCTACTTGCAATCAAAATCAAATTATGTACATTGAGCGTCTAAATGTAGGTGAAGGGTCAAATAATCGAACCTTTTGCATACATTGCTGTTCTTAAAAGTGGCATTTTATTTTCCCAACAAATGGCAGCCCCTATTTTCCCGATGGGAGTCTCGAAAACCGGAATTGTGGATCCATCTCCAAACCCCCAAATTATGCGCTCCAATGCCGTCGGCATGATCTTGCGGTGCTTCCCCAGGAACCGACCTTGAGAATCGAAAAACACCACCGTACAATATAGAGTGTATCCATCTCTCTCTATCACACCCATCACCAAGTAAACCTTATACTTTCCAGCCATGGCCGCCAAACGCTCGATTTCAGGACCTGCAGCAAACATTAATGGAAAGTGGCATTATTAACCCAAAATTTATTATCCAAAATCTGACAGAAATGATcagaaacaaaattttaaaaagcatGATAAATACAAACCAGGAACATCAATGGCTGAAGCGTGATATTTCCGGAAGTCTTCCTTCCCTTTAGCAGTGCGGTTCCCAATGGTAACGCCGAAGTTGGAGCCGCGTGGATATCCGCCGATAAACGCTTCAGGGAACACCACTAGCTGAGACCCATATCCGGCGGCTTCAGCCAACAACCTCTCCGCTTTGTCTAAAGTAGCGGGGGTGTCATAGAAAATGGTAGAAGCTTGGACCACGGTAGCTCGGACGGTGGGGGCGGAAGCGTCGCCACCCATGTCGACCTCGGCGAAGAGAGGTCCGTCGGGTTGTGGGGCGGGGACTATTGACATAGTGGGATTGGGATTTGAGAATGTGTGGTAGTGGAGAAGGTTGCATGTATGGTATGTGGAAGTAAATTAGAGTTTTAGTTTGAACAGGTTTTTAGGCGTTTTGGGTTAACCAGAGATTTCTAGACTGTTGTTCTACTTTAATCAAATTTGCTCTTCTGCTTTCAACAATTTCATGCTTTTcaactaaattttttattgatatattgaTACATTTTAGGGAAGTTTAgtgagtttgagagaatttcaaatttatttatcattatttttacttattttttatttaatatcaaaatcGATGGGTTTACGTAATCTGGCTGCGGATAAACCCAAAGCAAGATTGAGTGGTGACGAAAGAAATGGAAACCTCAGCCTGACATTATCAATATCTAAATAAACAAAGGTTTTTTTGATGAATTCTAAGTTTGCCTACAATCCTAACTATACATTAAAAGAAGATACTGTAGATGTTTTGCCTTCTAATCTTGACACGTtagtctttttttctttctttggttTAGGTGGGATGGAtgaaggaaacaaagaaaaatatggttttttttctactttgaattattttttatataatgtacaaaattatttataattttttaaaccctctgaataaaaagaaaaattatttcaatatgCTTAAACCCATATTTTCTCACCTTCTATCCACAATCGAGTTATGCAATACCATATAGTGACCTATTGGTAGTCTCACAAACATCCCCAGTATCGTTGTTCTACCTAAGTGGGTCATCCTCGTAACCACCGATTCAAACAGGAGGGGATCTACGATGGGCAACTAGGACATGATTGCAATCAACCACGGAGGAAGGAGATAAAGTCATCAATCAACCTTGACGTGCACGTCAAGATGAAGTCAAAGTCGACGAGGAGTCACTAAACCAAATAGTGCGACAAAACCTTAGGCGTGCCCGACATCCACTCAGTTGTAGCACACATTCGGGGCACCGatgattatgttatttttttaatttttttgttttacatCCCAAATGTACACTTATTTACAATAAACGAAACAAATTTGTTAAACTGGTTTGATTTTTACACAATCAAGTTGTGagtttaaattttacaattatttatattactttttcatttaagtttttcttCGTCCATTTGTTAAGTACAATGTTTTCAGAAAGCAAAAAATTGCTTAGAAGGTTCGAAAAAAGATTAAAACTTTGGCTTACGTATTGTAATACATCTTACTTCAATAATGAATATTAACTTACACTTTACAGAAAAATCAATGAATAAACGAATAAGTTAGTGTTTTCACTGCAAGAGTTAGTGTTCTACACTTTAATAATTAATGTTAACTTTGGCATGCGATTTCTACATTTTCCTCGATCAAGTTTATCTTCGGAATCCCGAGTTGCAGGAGCTTAGAAGTAATCAAGTTTGGTGGTTGAAACGTCTAGAGAGAAAATGCTCCCTGCAAGAGGTGTTTTCATCTGACATGGTAGTGAAAATGCCTCTCGCAGGATGTGTTTTCCATTGACTATGGCTTGAAAACGCATCATGCAGGAAGCGTTTTCACTGCCATGCCAGATGAAAACGCCCCCTGCAAGGAGCGTTTTCTCTCTTGGTGTTTCAACCACCAAACTTGATTGCTTTTGAGCCCTGCAACCTGAGATTCTCGGGATAATTTTTTCCCCTTTATACCTCACCCCATCCCCTATATAAATGCTCTTTCCTCATCCCTTACTCACATCTCAATCTTctctaaattgtttttttttgttgaaattttcaggtttaaagatttatttctctCTCGCTTTGAGGGAGATGTAGTCatagttttaagttgtgtttAGGTTCACGATGATGTCATAGAGCTCGGTAAcctacaaatttcacctattgTGTGAGTATGGAGTCATCACCTAAGAAATCAGAATCGTTTTGCAACTTAAGGTCCAAGTTGGCAGTGATTATACTATCTCAAGTTAAAGTGTAACTaaggcttcaagtttacaaaggttattTTGTCAAAGGATGGAGCATAACTGAGACCGTAGTTGACAGTGTTAATGCAGGCAGCACAATGAGTTTCTCCTCATTAGAGGAGCATGCTTCATAAAACTTAAACATAAGAACGAGGAAGGAAAATGCAAAGGGCCTTCCAGTATAATCAAGTAATTCGTGTTGTCCATATCCACCAATGGTGGTGACCTTGTTAGTATAATTTGTTACACCTCAATACTGTCACAGGTTATAATAACGGGGCCATCGCCTTTGGTGGTGATAGATAAGACGCATTACTTGATTATATTGAAACGCCACTGCGTTTTCTTCCTCGTACTTATGTTTGAGTTTTATAAAGCATTCTCTTCTGATAAGAAGAACTCATTCTCGTGCCCACATAACCACTGTCAACTACAGCACCATTTATGGTTCATCCCTTAACAGTATAACATTTGTAAAGTTGAAGCTCCAGTTACACTTGAACCCCAAATTGTATAATCACCGTCAACTGAGACCTTGAGTTGCAACGCAGTCTGGCTTCCCGGGTGATGGCTCCATACTCACATGGCAGATGAAATTTGTAGGCCACCCAGCTTCACGGCACCGCCGTAAGTTCAAGCATTCTGTAAAACTATAACTATGTTTATCTCAAATACGGGCAAAATAAATCTACAAACTTTT containing:
- the LOC107954122 gene encoding bifunctional nitrilase/nitrile hydratase NIT4A, which produces MSIVPAPQPDGPLFAEVDMGGDASAPTVRATVVQASTIFYDTPATLDKAERLLAEAAGYGSQLVVFPEAFIGGYPRGSNFGVTIGNRTAKGKEDFRKYHASAIDVPGPEIERLAAMAGKYKVYLVMGVIERDGYTLYCTVVFFDSQGRFLGKHRKIMPTALERIIWGFGDGSTIPVFETPIGKIGAAICWENKMPLLRTAMYAKGIEIYCAPTADSRAVWQASMTHIALEGGCFVLSANQFCRRKDYPPPPEYLFSGTEDELNPDSVVCAGGSVIISPSGAILAGPNYDGEALISADLDMGEIARAKFDFDVVGHYSRPEVLSLIVRDHPAKPVTFTSASEKTEDAHKLL